The genomic region CAGTCCTCGGCGGCGGCCCTGGTCCGCTCCGGCAGTTCCACGCCGTCGGCCACCACGAACCGGAACCGGCCGTGCGGACCGTCCTGCTCGTCGTCGAGCACCGGCAGCCAGGACAGCTGCCCGCGCAGCCGGAAACCGTTGAGCACCAGGGCGATCATCGTGACCACCGGTAGCCAGCCCAACATCATGTCAGCATCTCCACCCGGTCGGCCGCCGCCGCGGTACCACCGGCGTCGGCGAAGGACGCCCGGATACGCTCTGCCGCCGCTCGGTACCCAGGGAAGGTCAGCACATCGAGAATCGAGTCCCGCAGCTCGGCCGGTCCGACCCGGCCGAACCGAACACGTCGGCCCGCTCCCGCCTCGACCACCTGGTTGGCGATGATCGGCTGGTCGTCCCTGATCGGGGCGACCACCAGCGGCAGGCCGTGCGCGAGGGTCTCGCACACCGTGTTGTGCCCGCCATGGCATACCACCGCGTCCGTGCGCGCCAACACCTCCAGTTGGGGGACGAACTCCCGCACCAGCACATGGGCCGGGAGTTCTCCAAACAACTTGGGTGGCGCGGCGATGGTGACCTGGAGGCGGGAGCCGAGCGGCTCGACCGCGGCCAGCACCGCGTTGAGGAAGCGGGCGCCGTTCTCCCGGTCCACCGTGCCCAGGGTGACCAGCAGGTGCTGCCGCCGTCCGTCCAGCCATTCCCACGGATAGTCCACACTGGAGGCTCGAACGCCCAGCGAGGGCCCGACGAAGGCGTAGTGGCCGGGGTAGTCGATCTCGGAGCCGACCAGGCAGCGGGTGGTGTAGGCGAGCACCAGGTGCTCGGAGAACCGCAGGTCGCCGCGTTCGGCCACGGCCACCGGAACCTGTTGCGCGCGTTGCAGCGCGGCCAGCTGCATGCGTACCCAGGCGCCGAACTTGGGCACGGTGGCGAACTGGTCGGTCAGCTCGGCCGAGGTGGTCGCCGAGGTGGCCCAGGGCAGCCCGTGCCGCCGTGCCACCACGCCACCGGCCAGCGCCTGCTGGTCCACCACCAGCACATCCGGCCGGAACCGCTCGACCGCCTCCTCCACCCCGGGCACGCTGGACTCCGCCAGCGGGATCAGGAAGTCCCGCCAGAGGAACTGGAAGGCCGCGGGACCGCGTAAGCCGCGCGAGCGGGTCACCACCTCGGCGAGCCAGTCGTCCGGGCCGCGCTGCACCGGCATGAGCAGCTCCGGCTCCGGCAGCAGCGGGGCCACCACCTCGCGGTGGCCGACCCAGGCGACCTCGTGCCCGCGCCCGGTCAGCTCGTGGCCCAGCGCCACCGTGGGCAGGGTGTGCCCGGCCAGTGGCGGCACCACGAACAGGACCCGGCTCACCGCAACCACCTTGCCAGCACTTCGCGCACCTGGCCGGCCGCCTCGGTGAGCAGCATGTGCGACTGCTCCGGCAGGATCTCCAGCTCCAGCCGCGGCAGGTACTTCTGCAACACGCTGACCTCGGGCAACAGTTCGGACTCCGAGCCGTAGACGGCCAGCACCGGCGCGGTCACCGCGGCGTAGCGGTCCGGGCTGAACGGCTCCTGCCTGCCGATCTCGGCCACCATGCTGGTCCTGATCAGCAGTTCCTCCACCTGGTGCACCCGCCGCTCCCACTTGCGGCCGCTCATGTGCGTGAAGTGGTGGTCGTACCGGCCCGCGATCGCCTCGGTGAGGGTGGCCGCCATCCGCTCGCCCCAGCCGGGGGTGGGCACCAGCGACTCGATCAGCATGATCTTGTCCACCCGGTGCGGGCAGTGCGAGGCGAAGGCCAGCGCGAGCAGGCCGCCGTAGCTGTTGCCGACCAGCCGGACCGGGCGGTGCTCGCCGAGGGCGTCCAGCAGCGCGTGCAGGTCGGCGACCGAGTCGTCCAGGGTGTAGCCGGTCGGCGGCCGGTCGGAGCGGCCGTGTCCGCGCTGGTCGTAGCAGAGGGTGCGAGCCCCGGCGGTGGCGGCCGGGGTGGCCAGGGTGAGGTAGAGGCCGGAGAGGTTGTCCACCACCAGGCCGTGCAGGAAGACCACCAGTGGCGCGTCCGGTGGGGAGTCGGCGGTGGCCAGCGGCTGGACGTGGAAGGTCAGGTTGTTCGCCTGGACCTCGGTCATGGAGCGGCCCCGCGGTCGCCGGCCAGGCAGCCGGCGATGTGGCGGACCAGGTGGCCGACGGTCAGGCCGACGGCCTCCTCCACCTCCTTGTCGGCCAGGAAGGCGGCGAAGTTGACCGAGCCGCCGTAGTGCTCGCGCAGCTTGGCCGAGAGCGCGACGAACTCGATGCTCTCCAGCTCGAGGTCATGGTTGAACGAGGTGTCCATGTCGATCTCGACGGTCTGCGCGTACTCGGGCCCGATCACGGCCACGAGCAGCTCGGTCACCGTGGCGAGCACCTGCTGCTCCACCTCGGAAGCCAGGTCTGCGTAACTCATCGCGTTCACTCCCTGTCACGGCGCTGCGAACACCGGTGATGACGTGACACCGCGGACGTGGGGCCGCAGGGGGCCGTCCTCTGTGGAGGGTCCGAGGCGGTGTTTCCCTAAGGTGACAGGTTCCAAGCCGGGATTGCTTGCGGTTGCGGTGAAAACGCCGCCAAGACAACCCGTTTGAATGACGCTGCAAGCGATTCGACCGCGTTGGCTACGCTGTGTCGTCAAAGTCCTTCGGTGGCCTTGCGCACCAGTGCGGTGACGGAGTCCAAGGCCCGCAACCGATCCGAGGGCACCAGGCCGATCCGGCTGCGCCGGTCCAGCACGTCGTCGGCGTCCAGCGCGCCCTCGTGCCGCACCGCCCACACCACCTCGGCCGCGGTGACGCCGAGCCCGTCGGCGACCTCGGCGCCCAGCCTGGGGTCCAGCTGGGCCAGCGCGGCCAGCCGCACGGCTTCCGCGCCGTAGCGGGCAACCAGCCGCGGTGATACCTCCATTGTGGACAGATACTCGGCTGGCGCGGCGCCGACCAGCGGCACCTGCTCGCTGCGCGAAGGCCCGGCGGACAGGCCGCGGCGGGCGATCGCGGCGTCCACCGCGTCGGCGGCCATCCGCCGGTAGGTGGTGAGCTTGCCGCCCACCACCGTGGTAACCCCGTCCGGCGAGGTGAGCACGGCGTGTTTGCGGGAGAGGTCCGCGGTGCGGCCACTCGTACCCGGAAGGTCGATCAAGGGGCGCAGACCGGCGAACGCGCCCAGCACGTCGGCCGGGCCGAGCCGCCTGCCCAGCACGGTGTTGGCCACGTCCAGCAGGAAGTCCACGTCGGCCTGCGGGACCTCGGGCACCTCCGGCACCGGCCCGTCCATCGGCTCGTCGGTCAGGCCCAGGTAGACCCGGCCGTCCAGCTGCGGCAGCAGCAGCGCGAACCGGTTGCGCTCGCCGGGCACCGGCACGGTCAGCGCGGTGCCGCCCAGACCCAGCGCGGCGCCGTCGAGCACCAGGTGCGAGCCGCGGGAGGGCCGCAGCCGCACGCCGGGCACCAGCCGGTCCGCCCACACCCCGGTGGCGTTGATCACTGCCTTGGCCCTGATCCGGACGGTCTCGCCGGTCAGCCCGTCCAGCACCTCGCCGCCGGAGCCGTCCAGGTGCACCGCCCTGGCCCTGGTGATGATCCGCGCGCCGAACCCGGCCGCGGTGCGGGCCAGTGCCACCACCAGGCGCGCGTCGTCGACCAGCTGGCCGTCGTAGGAGAGCAGCCCGCCGCGCAGCCCGCTCACCCGCAGGCCACCGGCCAGCGCCAATGCCTCGGCGGCCGGGATGCGGCGGGGCGCGGGCAGCACCGCTCCCGGCGTGCCCGCGGTGCGGCGCAGCAGGTCACCGGCGCGCAGCCCGGCCATGAAGACCGCCTCGTGGCTCCGCCTCACCCCGGCGCCGCGGGCCGGCCGGTGCAGCGGGATGAGCTGGGGCAGGGTGCGCACCAGGTGCGGGGCGGTGCGGGTCATCAGCAGACCGCGTTCCACCGCGCTCTCCCTGGCCAGCCCGAACTCGCCGTGCGCCAGGTAGCGCAGGCCGCCGTGCACCAGCTTGCTGGAGAACCGGGAGGTGCCGAAGGCCAGGTCGTGCGCCTCGACCAGGGCCACCGACAGGCCGCGGGCGGCCGCGTCCAGCGCGACCCCGGCCCCGGTCACCCCGCCGCCCACCACCAGCAGGTCGAGCTGGTGGCCACCGGCGAGCAGGGCCAGGTCGTTGGCCCTGCGGGTGGCGTTGAGCGAGGTCGCGCGCAGCGAGCCGGCCGGCAGCATCGGGACGGTCATGGCCGCAGCACCGCGTCCAGGCCGTGCCGCAGCTCGGCCAGCAGCGCGGCCTCGTCCGGCTCGGCCACCGCCAGCCGCAGCGCGAAGACCACCGACTGGACCATCAGGAACAGCAGCCTGCACTGCGCGGCCACGTCCCCGGCGCGCACCGAGCCGTCGGCCTGCCCGGCCAGCACCTGCTCGCGCAGGAACTGCTCGGCCAGCCGCTGGGTGCTGCCCATCCGCTGCACCAGGTAGGGCAGCAGCAGTTCGGGGTCGACCTCCAGGATGGTGCGCATCAGCGGGTTGTGCGCGACCTCCCGCCCGGCCGCCACCGCGCCGGCGACCAGCCGCTCGCGCGCGCTGGGCAGGTTCGCCGAGGCCGAGGCCACCGCGCTGAGCAGGCCGCGGAACTCGCGGGTGAGCAGCGCGGCGACCAGGCTGGTCACGTCAGGGAAGCGGCGGTACAGGGTCATCCGGCTGACCCTGGCCCGGCGCGCCACCTCGGTCAGCGTGGTGCGCCGCACGCCCACGTCGAGCACGCAGTCCTTGGCCGCGGCGAGCAGGACCTCGTCGTCCACCCGCTGGCCGCGGACCACCGGCGGGGCTTCGGAGGTGTGACACTCGGACGCCATGTGTCACACTGTAGCGGTGACCGAGCGCATCGACCACACCCTCCGCACCAGTTGGACGCCCGAGGGCGCGAACGCGGCGCACCTGCCGCCACACGCGCTGCGCTGGCTCCGCTCCCGCATTGGCCTGGCCGAGGTGACCACGCCGGTGGGGCCGGGCTCGCTGCACCCGGTCGCCGACTCGGCGCTGCCACCGGCCGCGCTGGCGGCCCTGGCCGAGGTGGTCGGCCCGGCGGCGGTGCTGACCGACCGGGAGGCGCGGCTCGGCCGCGCCGGCGGACTGTCCTATGTGGACCTCATGCGGCACAGGGGCTGCGGTGAGCTGGCCGTTCCGGACGCGGTGGTGCTGCCCGCCGATCCCGAGCAGGTGCAGCGGGTGCTGGAGGTCTGCGCCGCGCAGGACCTCGCGGTGGTGCCCTTCGGCGGCGGCACCTCGGTGGTCGGCGGGGTGAACGCGCTGCGCGGAACCAAGGCCTCGGTGGTCACCCTGGACCTGGCCCGGCTGGACAAGTTGGTCTCGGTGGACCCGGTCTCGCACACCGCGGTCTTCCAGGCCGGGGTGCGCGCGCCGGAGGCGGAACGGCTGCTGGCCGCGCACGGCTTCACCCTCGGCCACTTCCCGCAGTCCTTCGAGCGGGCCACCCTCGGCGGGTTCGCCGCCACCCGCTCGGCCGGTCAGGCCTCCGCGGGCTACGGCCGGTTCGAGGACATGGTGCACGCGCTGCGGCTGGCCACCCCCGCCGGTGAGCTCACCCTCGGCGGCGTCCCGGCCTCGGCGGCAGGCCCTGACCTGAAGCGGCTGGTCATCGGCAGCGAGGGCGTCTTCGGCGTGATCACCGAGCTGACCCTGCGGGTGCGACCGGCGGCCACCTTCCACCACTACGAGGGCGTGGTGGTGGACGGCTGGGAACGCGGCGCCGCGGCGGTCCGCGCGCTGGCCCAGCAGCGGGTGCTGGCCGATGTCACCCGCCTGTCCGACATGGACGAGACCGAGGTGTCCCTCGAGCTGGCGGGTGGCTGGAAGGGCCGGGCGCTGCGCGCCTACCTGCGCACCAGGGGGGTGGTCGCGCCCTGCCTGCTGATCCTGGGCTGGGAGACCGGGTCCCCGCGCGAGCTGGCCAACCGGCGGCGGGCCGCGCTGCACGCGCTGAAGGAGTTCAACCCGGTGCGGCTGGGCCGCCCGCTCGGCGAGGCCTGGCGCAAGGGCCGCTACGGCGGGCCGAGGCAGCGGGACGCGCTGCTGGAGGCCGGGGTGTGCGTGGAGACCCTGGAGACCGCGGGCGACTGGGCCGGGCTGGCCGCGTTGCGCACCGCGGTCCGCGGCGCGCTCACCGACTCGCTGAGCACCGCCCGCGCCCGCCCGGTGGTGATGTGCCACGTCTCGCACGCCTACGAGACCGGGGCCTCGCTGTACTTCACCGTGCTCGCCCCGCGCGCCGACACCGCCCCGGTCGAGCAGTGGCAGCGGGCCAAGGCCGCGGCCTGCGAGGCCATCGTCAACCACGCCGGCACCATCACCCACCACCACGCGGTCGGCGTGGACCACGCGCCCTGGCTGGCCGCCGAGGTCGGCGAACTGGGCATTGAGGTGCTGCGCGCGGTCAAGGCCCGGCTGGACCCGACTGGAGTTCTCAACCCGGGAAAGCTCGTGTGACACGCCGCGGGGCTGGTGCGCTCGCGGCCGGGGGCCTAGGGTCCGGCAATGGGTGATGTGCTGATCCGTTCCGTCCGCCCGTGGTCCTCCGCGCCCGACACCCCCGCGATCGACGTGCTCTGCCGAGCCGGGGCGATCGCCGAGCTCGGGCCGGAACTCACCGCTCCACCAGGGATTCCGGAAGCCGATGGCGCAGGTGGCGTGCTGCTGCCCGCCCTGGTCGCCGCGCACGTCCGGCCGTGCGCCGGACAGGCCGAGGCCACCCTGGCCCGCCTGGTCGCCGCGGGAGCCACCCTGCTCCGCGTGCACGGCCCGGCCGAGGACCTGGACGAGCTGCTGGCCGCCAGGGAGGTCTTCGCCGACCGCGCCACCATCCAGCTGGTCGCCTTCGTGGCCGGCGGGCTCGTCCGCGAGGAACGCGGCGAGAAGCTGCTGGACGCCGCGGTGGCCGCGGGCGCGGACCTGCTCGGCGGCCTGGACCCGGCAGGCCACGACCGCGACCCGGTGCGCCACCTGGACCTGCTCTTCGAGCTGGCCGAGCGGCACTCCGTGGGCATCGACCTCCAGCTGCGCGACCCCGGTGAGCTGGGCGCCTTCGTGATCGAGCTGATCTGCGAGCGGGTGGCCGCCCTGGACATGCGCGGCCGGGTCACCCTGTCGCACTGCCTCGCACTGTCCACTGTGGAGGATCACCGGCGCGAGCTGCTGGCCGAGCTGCTGGCCGAACACGGCGTCTCGGTCACCACCCTGGCCACCGCCTGGGGAAACCCGCTGCCGCTGCGCCGGTTGCGCTGGGCAGGCGTGCCGGTCGGCCTCGGCGACGACGGCGGCGACCTGCTCGACCAGGCCCGCCTGCTGGCCGAGGCCAACGGCTTCGAGCGCGACGACGAGGTCGAGCTGTGCGCCGACGTGGCCACCCGGGACGGCGCACGGGCGCTGCGGGTGGGCGGCTACGGCGTGATCGAGGGCGACCGGGCCGAGCTGATGGTGGTGCCCGCTGACTCGGTGGCGGAGGCGGTACGGCAACGGCCGCCGCGCACCCTGGTGGTGCACGACGGCCGGGTGGTCAGCGGCGCTCAAACCGCCGGAGGATGACTTCTGCGAAAGAGGCGTGGCGCGCCAGCGACACGCCGGGCTCTTGGACCCGCGGTGGGGTTGATTTTTCGCGTCGCCTTGTCGTGCGTCCGACGCATCCGAAGCTTGCTTCGCGTGCGGCGGATGCACGACAAGGCGACTCAAGAGCGAAAAATCCCGCGCGCGGAGCGCGCCAAACTACACAGTCACCAGCATCTTGCCGGTGTTCGCGCCCTTGAGCAGGTCAAGAAAGGCCTGCGGTGCGTTGGCCAGGCCCTCGACCGTGGTCTCCCGGTAGCTGATCTTGCCCTCGGCCAGCCAGCCGCCGACCTCGGCGAAGAACTGCTCCTGCATGGACCCGTACTCGTTCACGATGAACCCGCGCAGGTTCAGGCCCTTGCCGACGATCTGGATCATGTTGCGCGGGCCGGTGGGCTCGCCCTTCTCGTTGTACTGCGAGATGGCGCCGCACAGCGCGAACCGGCCGCCCGGCTTGGCCGCGCTGATCGCCGCCTCCAGGTGCTCGCCGCCCACGTTGTCGAAGTACACGTCGATGCCCTCGGGTGCGGCCTTGGCGAGCAGCTCGGCCACCGGGCCGTCCTTGTAGTTGAACGCGGCGTCGAAGCCCAGCTCGTTGACCAGGTAGTCGACCTTCTCCTGGCTGCCGGCCGAGCCGATCACCCTGGCGGCGCCCTTGAGCTTGGCGATCTGGCCCACCAGCGAGCCGACCGCGCCTGCCGCGCCGGAGACGAAGACGACATCGCCCTCGCGGAACTGGCCGGCGGCCAGCAGGCCCGCGTAGGCGGTCAGGCCCGGCATGCCCAGCACGCCGAGGAAAGCGCCCGCGGGGGCCAGGTTCGCGTCCACCTTGACCGCGTGCTTGACGTCCACCTTGGCGTACTCGCGCCAGCCGCCCATGTGCAGCACCAGGTCGCCGACGGCGAAGCCGGGGTCGTTGGAGGTGACCACCTCGCCGACCGCGCCGCCCTGCAGCGCCTTGCCCAGCTCGAACGGCGGCACGTAGGACTTCACGTCGTTCATCCGGCCGCGCATGTACGGGTCGACGCTCATGACCTTGTTGCGCACCAGCAGCTCGCCCTCGCCTGGCGCGGGCACCTCGGCCTGGACCAGGTCGAAGTTGTCCAGGGTGGGCCAGCCCTCGGGACGGGAGGCGAGACGGATTTCCAGGCCGGTGGACGGGGTGGTCATGCGGAGCTCCTCAGCAGAGAACGTGTCACTCACTGACAAAAAACATACCATGACAATAGGCGGAGCGCGACATGTGACGTAGACTGACGGTGTGAGCATGGTCAAGGACGAGCTGGGTCTGCGCGAGCGCAAGAAGCTGCGCACCAAGAACGCGCTGGTCGACGCCGCCCTGGAGTTGTTCTTCGGCAAGGGTTTCGAGGCCACCACGGTGGAGGAGATCGCCGCCGCGGTGGAGATCTCGCCGCGCACCTTCTTCCGGTACTTCGCCGGCAAGGAGGACGTCGCGCTGGCCCAGTTCGCCGAGATCGACGAGTTCTGCATCACCGCGCTGGCCGCCCGCCCGGACAACGAACCGCCGGTGACCGCCACCCGCGCCACCTACCTGGCCATGTTCGACCACATCGCCGCACTGGACGGCGGCCCGGCCCGCTACTGCGCCACCCACCGCCTGATCGGCCAGACCCCGACCCTGTTCGCCCGCTGGTTGCAGACCTCCGCCCAG from Crossiella sp. CA-258035 harbors:
- a CDS encoding nucleotide disphospho-sugar-binding domain-containing protein, giving the protein MSRVLFVVPPLAGHTLPTVALGHELTGRGHEVAWVGHREVVAPLLPEPELLMPVQRGPDDWLAEVVTRSRGLRGPAAFQFLWRDFLIPLAESSVPGVEEAVERFRPDVLVVDQQALAGGVVARRHGLPWATSATTSAELTDQFATVPKFGAWVRMQLAALQRAQQVPVAVAERGDLRFSEHLVLAYTTRCLVGSEIDYPGHYAFVGPSLGVRASSVDYPWEWLDGRRQHLLVTLGTVDRENGARFLNAVLAAVEPLGSRLQVTIAAPPKLFGELPAHVLVREFVPQLEVLARTDAVVCHGGHNTVCETLAHGLPLVVAPIRDDQPIIANQVVEAGAGRRVRFGRVGPAELRDSILDVLTFPGYRAAAERIRASFADAGGTAAAADRVEMLT
- a CDS encoding alpha/beta hydrolase, with the protein product MTEVQANNLTFHVQPLATADSPPDAPLVVFLHGLVVDNLSGLYLTLATPAATAGARTLCYDQRGHGRSDRPPTGYTLDDSVADLHALLDALGEHRPVRLVGNSYGGLLALAFASHCPHRVDKIMLIESLVPTPGWGERMAATLTEAIAGRYDHHFTHMSGRKWERRVHQVEELLIRTSMVAEIGRQEPFSPDRYAAVTAPVLAVYGSESELLPEVSVLQKYLPRLELEILPEQSHMLLTEAAGQVREVLARWLR
- a CDS encoding acyl carrier protein, which gives rise to MSYADLASEVEQQVLATVTELLVAVIGPEYAQTVEIDMDTSFNHDLELESIEFVALSAKLREHYGGSVNFAAFLADKEVEEAVGLTVGHLVRHIAGCLAGDRGAAP
- a CDS encoding glycerol-3-phosphate dehydrogenase/oxidase, whose protein sequence is MRATSLNATRRANDLALLAGGHQLDLLVVGGGVTGAGVALDAAARGLSVALVEAHDLAFGTSRFSSKLVHGGLRYLAHGEFGLARESAVERGLLMTRTAPHLVRTLPQLIPLHRPARGAGVRRSHEAVFMAGLRAGDLLRRTAGTPGAVLPAPRRIPAAEALALAGGLRVSGLRGGLLSYDGQLVDDARLVVALARTAAGFGARIITRARAVHLDGSGGEVLDGLTGETVRIRAKAVINATGVWADRLVPGVRLRPSRGSHLVLDGAALGLGGTALTVPVPGERNRFALLLPQLDGRVYLGLTDEPMDGPVPEVPEVPQADVDFLLDVANTVLGRRLGPADVLGAFAGLRPLIDLPGTSGRTADLSRKHAVLTSPDGVTTVVGGKLTTYRRMAADAVDAAIARRGLSAGPSRSEQVPLVGAAPAEYLSTMEVSPRLVARYGAEAVRLAALAQLDPRLGAEVADGLGVTAAEVVWAVRHEGALDADDVLDRRSRIGLVPSDRLRALDSVTALVRKATEGL
- a CDS encoding TetR/AcrR family transcriptional regulator, producing the protein MASECHTSEAPPVVRGQRVDDEVLLAAAKDCVLDVGVRRTTLTEVARRARVSRMTLYRRFPDVTSLVAALLTREFRGLLSAVASASANLPSARERLVAGAVAAGREVAHNPLMRTILEVDPELLLPYLVQRMGSTQRLAEQFLREQVLAGQADGSVRAGDVAAQCRLLFLMVQSVVFALRLAVAEPDEAALLAELRHGLDAVLRP
- a CDS encoding FAD-binding oxidoreductase; this encodes MTERIDHTLRTSWTPEGANAAHLPPHALRWLRSRIGLAEVTTPVGPGSLHPVADSALPPAALAALAEVVGPAAVLTDREARLGRAGGLSYVDLMRHRGCGELAVPDAVVLPADPEQVQRVLEVCAAQDLAVVPFGGGTSVVGGVNALRGTKASVVTLDLARLDKLVSVDPVSHTAVFQAGVRAPEAERLLAAHGFTLGHFPQSFERATLGGFAATRSAGQASAGYGRFEDMVHALRLATPAGELTLGGVPASAAGPDLKRLVIGSEGVFGVITELTLRVRPAATFHHYEGVVVDGWERGAAAVRALAQQRVLADVTRLSDMDETEVSLELAGGWKGRALRAYLRTRGVVAPCLLILGWETGSPRELANRRRAALHALKEFNPVRLGRPLGEAWRKGRYGGPRQRDALLEAGVCVETLETAGDWAGLAALRTAVRGALTDSLSTARARPVVMCHVSHAYETGASLYFTVLAPRADTAPVEQWQRAKAAACEAIVNHAGTITHHHAVGVDHAPWLAAEVGELGIEVLRAVKARLDPTGVLNPGKLV
- a CDS encoding N-isopropylammelide isopropylaminohydrolase, with protein sequence MGDVLIRSVRPWSSAPDTPAIDVLCRAGAIAELGPELTAPPGIPEADGAGGVLLPALVAAHVRPCAGQAEATLARLVAAGATLLRVHGPAEDLDELLAAREVFADRATIQLVAFVAGGLVREERGEKLLDAAVAAGADLLGGLDPAGHDRDPVRHLDLLFELAERHSVGIDLQLRDPGELGAFVIELICERVAALDMRGRVTLSHCLALSTVEDHRRELLAELLAEHGVSVTTLATAWGNPLPLRRLRWAGVPVGLGDDGGDLLDQARLLAEANGFERDDEVELCADVATRDGARALRVGGYGVIEGDRAELMVVPADSVAEAVRQRPPRTLVVHDGRVVSGAQTAGG
- a CDS encoding NADP-dependent oxidoreductase, encoding MTTPSTGLEIRLASRPEGWPTLDNFDLVQAEVPAPGEGELLVRNKVMSVDPYMRGRMNDVKSYVPPFELGKALQGGAVGEVVTSNDPGFAVGDLVLHMGGWREYAKVDVKHAVKVDANLAPAGAFLGVLGMPGLTAYAGLLAAGQFREGDVVFVSGAAGAVGSLVGQIAKLKGAARVIGSAGSQEKVDYLVNELGFDAAFNYKDGPVAELLAKAAPEGIDVYFDNVGGEHLEAAISAAKPGGRFALCGAISQYNEKGEPTGPRNMIQIVGKGLNLRGFIVNEYGSMQEQFFAEVGGWLAEGKISYRETTVEGLANAPQAFLDLLKGANTGKMLVTV
- a CDS encoding TetR family transcriptional regulator; the protein is MVKDELGLRERKKLRTKNALVDAALELFFGKGFEATTVEEIAAAVEISPRTFFRYFAGKEDVALAQFAEIDEFCITALAARPDNEPPVTATRATYLAMFDHIAALDGGPARYCATHRLIGQTPTLFARWLQTSAQVEHRLAEVIAARQGVSAETDLRCRLLIRVVCASARLGMEIACLRGYDTIDELRAQVIEALDLGIAGLPAAWSSATERW